From a region of the Geothrix sp. 21YS21S-2 genome:
- a CDS encoding PAS domain-containing sensor histidine kinase — translation MRDFLENLLSSDLMPHGQCWSWEPWVVWTNVGADAVIAVTYAVIACNLILLVARRKDVTFDWVVAMFGAFTFACGCTHAMEVYNTWHGFFRLAGVIKLITAAASVMTMAFLLRITPKLLVAPTLDQALAMIAGQKASQAALRDLAANLEDKVRARTQELRESEARLQGFIRHSPAGIAFKGLDGRYLLINPSMEALVGRPSGEILGHTTAELFASPDCIPLLELEQRVLLQGRDLQTEQAWTDRHGVARQALTHVFPLVDTTGRCWGVGVMATDITERKEADRALLQSQKLESMGVLAGGIAHDFNNLLGAMQGNVELALTEATLGAVRTHLETLRGLMAKGSDLLRQMLTYAGRGKAVLETVDLNALVKEMLQLLRASISKKAQIREDLHPGPLSLLADPSQIQQVVMNLVINASEALGERTGAITLRTRVEEVGPDVPAAGDDGQPLRPGPFVTLQVLDEGSGMTPEVLKRIFDPFFTTKFTGRGLGLAAIHGIVRGHRGGIRVTSEPGRGTCFKLLFPAAPGPPAPIQPSPRLVPAGTGGPALQGTVLVVDDEDAMRDVAAKALGRLGLAVLQARDGREALDLYKGHRERIRLVVMDLTMPRMDGEESCRELRRLGADVPVILTSGFNEAEAMARFEGLGLAGFMKKPFSLGTFAELVRSLLAA, via the coding sequence ATGAGGGATTTCCTGGAGAACCTGTTGTCCTCCGACCTGATGCCCCACGGCCAGTGCTGGTCCTGGGAGCCGTGGGTGGTGTGGACCAACGTCGGTGCCGACGCCGTCATCGCCGTCACCTACGCGGTCATCGCCTGCAACCTCATCCTCCTGGTCGCGCGGCGAAAGGACGTGACCTTCGACTGGGTGGTGGCGATGTTCGGCGCGTTCACCTTCGCCTGCGGCTGCACCCACGCCATGGAGGTGTACAACACCTGGCACGGCTTCTTCCGCCTGGCGGGCGTCATCAAGCTCATCACGGCCGCCGCCAGCGTGATGACCATGGCCTTCCTGCTGCGGATCACCCCCAAGCTCCTGGTGGCCCCCACCCTCGACCAGGCCCTGGCCATGATCGCCGGACAGAAGGCATCCCAGGCCGCGCTCCGCGACCTGGCCGCCAACCTCGAGGACAAGGTGAGGGCCCGGACCCAGGAGCTGCGGGAGAGCGAGGCCCGGCTCCAGGGCTTCATCCGCCACTCCCCGGCGGGGATCGCCTTCAAGGGCCTGGATGGGCGGTACCTGCTCATCAATCCGAGCATGGAGGCGCTGGTCGGGCGCCCCTCCGGGGAGATCCTCGGGCACACCACCGCGGAGCTCTTCGCATCGCCCGACTGCATCCCCCTGCTGGAACTGGAGCAGAGGGTGCTGCTCCAGGGACGGGACCTCCAGACGGAGCAGGCGTGGACCGACCGCCACGGCGTGGCCCGCCAGGCCCTCACCCACGTGTTCCCCCTGGTGGACACCACGGGGCGGTGCTGGGGCGTGGGCGTCATGGCCACCGACATCACCGAGCGCAAGGAGGCGGACCGGGCCCTCCTCCAGAGCCAGAAGCTGGAGTCCATGGGCGTCCTGGCCGGAGGCATCGCCCACGACTTCAACAACCTCCTGGGCGCCATGCAGGGCAACGTGGAACTGGCCCTCACCGAGGCGACCCTGGGCGCCGTCCGGACGCACCTGGAAACCCTCAGGGGCCTCATGGCCAAGGGCTCCGACCTGCTCAGGCAGATGCTGACCTATGCCGGGCGCGGCAAGGCGGTGCTGGAGACCGTGGACCTGAACGCCCTGGTGAAGGAGATGCTCCAGCTGCTGCGGGCCTCCATTTCCAAGAAGGCCCAGATCCGCGAGGACCTCCATCCCGGGCCGCTGTCCCTGCTGGCCGACCCTTCCCAGATCCAGCAGGTGGTCATGAACCTGGTGATCAACGCCTCGGAGGCCCTGGGCGAACGCACCGGCGCCATCACCCTGCGCACCCGCGTGGAGGAGGTGGGTCCGGACGTGCCCGCCGCCGGGGACGACGGCCAGCCCCTGCGGCCCGGGCCCTTCGTGACGCTGCAGGTGCTGGACGAGGGTTCGGGCATGACCCCCGAGGTCCTCAAGCGGATCTTCGATCCCTTCTTCACCACCAAGTTCACCGGGCGAGGCCTGGGGCTGGCCGCCATCCACGGCATCGTCCGGGGGCACCGGGGCGGGATCCGGGTCACCAGCGAGCCCGGCAGGGGCACGTGCTTCAAGCTCCTCTTTCCGGCCGCGCCCGGCCCGCCGGCCCCCATCCAGCCCAGCCCCAGGCTGGTGCCGGCCGGCACCGGGGGCCCCGCGCTCCAGGGCACCGTCCTGGTGGTGGACGACGAGGACGCCATGCGCGACGTGGCGGCCAAGGCCCTGGGCCGCCTGGGCCTCGCCGTGCTCCAGGCCCGGGACGGGCGGGAGGCCCTGGACCTCTACAAGGGCCACCGGGAGCGCATCCGCCTGGTGGTCATGGACCTCACCATGCCCCGCATGGACGGGGAGGAGAGCTGCCGCGAGCTGCGCCGCCTGGGGGCCGACGTGCCCGTCATCCTCACCAGCGGCTTCAACGAGGCCGAGGCCATGGCCCGCTTCGAGGGCCTGGGCCTGGCGGGGTTCATGAAGAAGCCGTTCAGCCTGGGGACCTTCGCCGAGCTGGTGAGGAGCCTCCTCGCGGCCTGA
- a CDS encoding ATP-binding protein, translated as MPILARLQVGALALGTLAALGVLVLAWAFLRRRSGAREREREARVAALTAELRESRARLEAVFRHAPAAMAVKDAEGRMVAINKRAEALIGVCLAVTPAEAAGQLFPAGEVAQGAAQDERVLRLQEVVQAEETVTLPGGQPGAFLIEKFPIVDAQDHGWGLGIIATDITGRRNGEQAHFQNRKQESLNLLAGGIAHDFNNLLGAMLGIVELAAMEQGPLDHLRALEDLIARASGLVSQILAYAGKGKFHPQALDLNHRVEEVLGILRTPLQARAHLRWIPQPGLPPLHGDVGQVQQVIINLVMNAAEAMEPHGGVITIRTAQEELTRAALDRHFPGEALDPGPYVVLEVADNGQGMAPELKERIFEPFFTTKFAGRGLGLSAVQGILRSHQGGIQVLTETGSGSTFRLVFPALPGRAPEVARPVARTDAYRGSGLILVVDDEDAIRTVAARALQRLGFATLEARDGLEALLLAEADGPRIRLVLMDLTMPHMGGEEACRGLRRAGSITPIILTSGFSPEEARHRLTGTALAGFLQKPYRLEALVASVRDALEGDPGQARRPPSRELASWVGTLKTGLDSLDAHHRDLALAFDQLSPGMGGEGLARFVEAMERHYRSEEEIMTASDFPFRRPHAAAHARLMKAFRALESRLHAGEADLTPALLDAMEDAILNHLQAEDMELAMFLRRD; from the coding sequence ATGCCCATCCTCGCTCGTCTCCAGGTCGGCGCTCTGGCCCTCGGCACCTTGGCCGCCTTGGGCGTTCTCGTTCTGGCCTGGGCCTTCCTCCGCCGCAGGAGCGGGGCCCGGGAACGGGAGCGGGAGGCGCGGGTGGCCGCGCTCACCGCGGAGTTGCGGGAGAGCCGGGCCCGGCTGGAGGCGGTCTTCCGGCACGCCCCGGCCGCCATGGCGGTCAAGGACGCCGAGGGGCGCATGGTGGCGATCAACAAGCGGGCTGAGGCCCTCATCGGCGTCTGCCTTGCCGTCACCCCGGCCGAAGCCGCCGGGCAGCTCTTCCCGGCCGGGGAGGTGGCCCAGGGCGCCGCCCAGGACGAGCGGGTGCTGCGCCTCCAGGAGGTGGTGCAGGCGGAGGAGACCGTCACCCTCCCGGGCGGCCAGCCCGGGGCCTTCCTCATCGAGAAGTTCCCCATCGTGGACGCGCAGGACCACGGCTGGGGCCTGGGGATCATCGCCACGGACATCACCGGGCGCAGGAACGGCGAGCAGGCCCATTTCCAGAACCGGAAACAGGAGTCCCTCAACCTCCTGGCCGGAGGCATCGCCCACGACTTCAACAACCTCCTGGGCGCCATGCTGGGCATCGTGGAACTGGCGGCCATGGAGCAGGGCCCCCTGGACCATCTCCGGGCCCTGGAGGACCTCATCGCGCGGGCCTCCGGCCTGGTTTCCCAGATCCTGGCCTACGCGGGCAAGGGGAAGTTCCACCCCCAGGCGCTCGATCTCAACCACCGCGTGGAGGAGGTCCTGGGCATCCTGCGCACGCCGCTCCAGGCCCGGGCCCACCTGCGCTGGATCCCGCAGCCCGGCCTGCCGCCCTTGCACGGCGACGTGGGCCAGGTGCAGCAGGTGATCATCAACCTCGTCATGAACGCCGCCGAGGCCATGGAACCGCACGGGGGCGTCATCACCATCCGCACCGCCCAGGAGGAGCTCACCCGCGCCGCCCTCGACCGCCACTTCCCGGGCGAGGCCCTCGACCCGGGCCCCTACGTGGTCCTGGAGGTGGCCGACAACGGCCAGGGCATGGCGCCCGAACTCAAGGAGCGGATTTTCGAGCCCTTCTTCACCACCAAGTTCGCCGGCCGGGGTCTCGGCCTGTCGGCGGTCCAGGGGATCCTCCGGAGCCACCAGGGGGGAATCCAGGTGCTTACGGAGACGGGCAGCGGCTCCACGTTCCGGCTGGTGTTCCCGGCCCTGCCCGGGCGGGCGCCGGAAGTGGCCCGGCCTGTCGCCCGTACGGATGCCTACCGGGGCTCAGGGCTCATCCTGGTGGTGGACGACGAGGACGCCATCCGCACGGTCGCCGCGCGCGCCCTCCAGCGCCTGGGCTTCGCGACCCTCGAGGCCCGGGACGGCCTGGAGGCCCTCCTGCTCGCCGAGGCCGACGGGCCGCGGATCCGCCTCGTCCTCATGGACCTCACCATGCCCCACATGGGGGGCGAGGAGGCCTGCCGGGGCCTGCGGCGGGCCGGGTCCATCACCCCCATCATCCTCACCAGCGGCTTCAGTCCCGAGGAGGCGCGCCATCGCCTGACCGGCACGGCCCTGGCCGGGTTCCTGCAGAAGCCCTACCGCCTGGAGGCCCTGGTGGCGTCCGTGCGGGACGCCCTGGAGGGGGACCCCGGCCAGGCCCGGCGCCCGCCCTCCAGGGAACTCGCCAGCTGGGTCGGGACCCTCAAGACCGGGCTGGATTCCCTGGACGCCCATCACCGGGACCTGGCGCTGGCCTTCGACCAGCTGTCCCCCGGCATGGGCGGCGAGGGCCTGGCCCGGTTCGTGGAGGCCATGGAACGCCACTACCGCAGCGAGGAGGAGATCATGACCGCCTCGGACTTCCCGTTCCGCCGGCCCCACGCCGCCGCGCACGCCCGCCTGATGAAGGCCTTCCGGGCCCTGGAGTCCCGCCTCCACGCGGGGGAGGCGGACCTCACGCCGGCCCTCCTGGACGCCATGGAGGACGCGATCCTCAACCACCTCCAGGCCGAGGATATGGAACTGGCGATGTTCCTCAGGAGGGATTGA
- a CDS encoding type II secretion system protein GspD has product MFRPWPPSALLFLLLVQGPAGTPQAPPVSAPLGNHYDVSAGNAPVGPFLAELAAKEGVSLRYPPELDLRFSLDVSGASFQEVLDRVCEAQGLRQRTARDGSLLVGLIEDFQAGFPGEETAERTQVAYPCRNLGPETLAESLNQAFPDLKCIPGPKVRTPGADPAAGGFGPVQGGTGGTGYGGGMIPSGMPVGTSYGGGGPVMGGAPGSYRAGAESLRLDLILTGPAAVVRQALAFARTLDRPRQQVRVNVSITELTSSASRDLGIDWTFSGESGGPPAVQFTEGAGNSRLKLGSFTHTPAQVNLSLQALETRGLVKTLANPSLLVMDGEKCSILIGERRLYPKQTGTNAQGSATFDVAELKTGVMLQLAVQIGQNNEVTFFIYPQDSIQAGVDTILGSTYPVISTREIQTTVHLKSGTLLVVGGLKVDQNLRTSQGVPVLSRIPLVGSLFGSRSKYNGTKELVIMVQPEILPQEAPGRSRISINPS; this is encoded by the coding sequence ATGTTCAGGCCCTGGCCACCGAGTGCCCTGCTTTTCCTGCTTCTGGTCCAGGGCCCGGCCGGGACCCCCCAGGCTCCCCCGGTGTCGGCCCCGCTCGGCAACCATTACGATGTTTCGGCAGGCAATGCCCCGGTCGGGCCCTTCCTGGCCGAACTGGCCGCCAAGGAGGGGGTGTCGCTGCGCTACCCGCCCGAGCTGGACCTGCGCTTCAGCCTGGACGTGTCCGGAGCGAGCTTCCAGGAGGTGCTGGACCGGGTCTGCGAGGCACAGGGCCTGCGGCAGCGAACGGCCCGGGACGGCAGCCTCCTGGTGGGACTGATCGAAGACTTCCAGGCCGGGTTTCCCGGCGAAGAGACGGCGGAACGGACCCAGGTCGCCTACCCCTGCCGGAATCTCGGCCCCGAGACCTTGGCGGAAAGCCTCAATCAGGCGTTTCCGGACCTGAAATGCATTCCGGGACCGAAGGTGCGGACCCCGGGGGCGGACCCGGCGGCGGGCGGCTTCGGCCCGGTCCAGGGCGGCACCGGCGGCACGGGCTACGGGGGCGGAATGATCCCTTCCGGCATGCCCGTGGGCACGAGCTACGGGGGAGGCGGACCCGTCATGGGAGGGGCGCCGGGCAGCTACCGCGCCGGCGCGGAATCCCTTCGGCTGGACCTGATCCTCACCGGGCCGGCCGCCGTCGTCCGCCAGGCCCTGGCCTTCGCCCGGACCCTGGACCGGCCCCGCCAACAGGTCCGGGTCAATGTCAGCATCACCGAGCTCACCTCTTCCGCCAGCAGGGACCTGGGCATCGATTGGACGTTTTCCGGGGAATCTGGCGGGCCTCCCGCCGTCCAGTTCACCGAAGGGGCCGGCAACAGCCGCCTGAAGCTGGGCAGCTTCACCCACACCCCGGCCCAGGTCAACCTCAGCCTCCAGGCCCTGGAGACCCGCGGCCTCGTGAAGACCCTGGCCAACCCCAGCCTGCTGGTGATGGATGGCGAGAAGTGCTCCATCCTCATCGGCGAACGCCGGCTGTACCCCAAACAGACCGGAACCAACGCCCAGGGCAGTGCCACCTTCGACGTGGCCGAGCTCAAGACCGGCGTGATGCTCCAATTGGCGGTGCAGATCGGCCAGAACAACGAGGTGACCTTCTTCATCTACCCCCAGGATTCCATCCAGGCCGGCGTGGACACCATCCTGGGCTCCACCTACCCGGTCATCTCCACCCGGGAGATCCAGACGACGGTGCACCTGAAGAGCGGGACGCTGCTGGTGGTCGGCGGTCTCAAGGTGGACCAGAACCTGCGCACCTCCCAGGGCGTCCCGGTGCTGTCCCGCATCCCGCTGGTCGGATCCCTGTTCGGATCGCGCAGCAAATACAACGGCACCAAGGAACTGGTGATCATGGTCCAGCCGGAGATCCTGCCGCAGGAGGCTCCCGGGCGGAGCCGGATCTCAATCAATCCCTCCTGA
- a CDS encoding right-handed parallel beta-helix repeat-containing protein: MAIRTALSSSLAWAGLLVAGSLLSCGGKAALVQTSVVQPVTLQITPADASLQAGGRLTLTAQVTGSPMPALVWAVDGTPGGSSTSGTVSGTGATATYTAPMAAGSHAVTATSVADPSRSASATVVVAAPTAVVLTLSPSGTVNLGPGGTQVFTATVTGSSNTSVGWLVDGVSNGSAAVGTLVGTGASATYSAPATAGSHTVTAFAAADTVKSASATVTVTVPAVEIALTPSGSAQVNTSGTLSFTASVAGTSNTAVIWSVDGIQGGSASAGTIAGSGLSVAYNAPASAGTHTVTATSSADTSRTASVSVSVLAPSGVVVTLAVAGPANVVPSGSMLITAGVSGASDASVTWAVDGVPDGNASVGTLFVPATGGTVVYTAPATTGSHRVTATSAAAPTQSASITIPVTATLVQAGSIPIGANVRSSPYNAAGDGVTDDTAAISAAVKAVAGTGKAVYLPAGTYLMDPTSNQNGGIRLGSNMTLLLDPQAILQARPTSTQNYAMVTVSGCSNVNISGGTFKGNNLNNSIPTPTKVEAGDCIHIVQSRNVVVEGSVVQDAFNDGIYVGGNSTNVTVCGITSQFNRRHGMAITYGQGFYLINSTFHGAIGSVETAGGPMVNGIGVDVEANANESVRTVLAANNRFTGNRAAGFAWGILGVANSSTSDVFVIGNTVSGNQSGLNGENTTRSWVLNNTVSTESAFGIYIHDGMNGTLVQGNTVSGTGTGGDGAGIEIYNDTATTVNANTSTGNSKYGLFVYQSTNPILTNNVLTGNGTAGLAIVRSTGVTQSGNTP, translated from the coding sequence ATGGCTATCAGGACCGCCTTGTCGAGCAGCCTTGCATGGGCGGGGCTCCTTGTCGCCGGTTCGCTCCTTTCCTGCGGCGGCAAGGCCGCCCTGGTTCAAACGTCGGTGGTCCAGCCCGTCACCCTTCAGATCACGCCCGCCGACGCCTCCCTTCAGGCAGGCGGGCGCCTGACCCTCACAGCCCAGGTGACGGGCAGCCCCATGCCGGCCCTGGTCTGGGCGGTGGACGGGACTCCCGGCGGCAGTTCCACTTCCGGTACGGTCAGCGGCACCGGAGCGACCGCAACCTACACGGCCCCCATGGCCGCGGGCAGCCATGCCGTGACGGCCACCAGCGTGGCCGACCCGTCCAGGAGCGCCTCGGCCACGGTCGTCGTGGCCGCGCCGACCGCGGTGGTCCTGACCCTCAGCCCCTCGGGCACGGTCAACCTCGGTCCGGGGGGCACCCAGGTGTTCACCGCCACCGTGACCGGATCCAGCAACACGTCGGTGGGCTGGCTCGTGGACGGCGTCAGCAACGGCAGCGCCGCCGTGGGCACCCTGGTCGGCACCGGGGCCAGCGCGACCTACTCGGCGCCCGCCACCGCCGGTTCGCACACCGTGACCGCCTTCGCGGCCGCGGATACCGTGAAGAGCGCCTCGGCGACCGTGACGGTCACGGTCCCCGCAGTCGAAATCGCCCTGACCCCATCAGGATCCGCGCAGGTCAACACCTCGGGCACCCTCTCCTTCACGGCGTCGGTGGCGGGCACCTCCAACACGGCGGTGATCTGGTCGGTGGACGGAATCCAGGGCGGTTCCGCCTCGGCGGGGACCATCGCCGGCAGCGGCCTCAGCGTGGCCTACAACGCCCCGGCCAGCGCCGGGACCCACACGGTCACCGCCACCAGCTCGGCGGACACCTCCAGGACCGCCTCCGTTTCCGTGTCGGTCCTGGCCCCCTCCGGCGTGGTGGTGACCCTCGCCGTGGCCGGCCCGGCCAACGTCGTGCCGTCCGGTTCCATGCTCATCACGGCAGGCGTTTCAGGCGCCTCGGACGCCTCGGTCACCTGGGCCGTGGATGGCGTGCCCGACGGGAACGCCTCCGTCGGCACCCTGTTCGTGCCGGCAACGGGCGGAACCGTCGTCTACACGGCTCCGGCCACCACCGGTTCCCACCGGGTGACGGCCACCAGCGCCGCCGCGCCCACCCAGAGCGCGTCCATCACGATCCCGGTCACCGCGACCCTCGTCCAGGCAGGCAGCATTCCCATCGGAGCCAATGTCCGGAGCTCCCCGTACAACGCCGCGGGCGACGGTGTCACGGACGACACCGCGGCCATCTCGGCCGCGGTCAAGGCGGTCGCCGGCACCGGCAAGGCGGTCTACCTGCCGGCAGGCACCTACCTCATGGACCCCACCTCCAACCAGAACGGAGGAATCCGGCTGGGCAGCAACATGACCCTGCTCCTGGACCCGCAGGCCATCCTCCAGGCCAGGCCCACTTCCACGCAGAACTACGCGATGGTCACGGTCTCGGGCTGTTCCAATGTCAATATCAGCGGAGGCACGTTCAAAGGCAACAACCTCAATAATTCCATCCCCACCCCCACCAAGGTGGAAGCCGGCGACTGCATCCACATCGTCCAGTCCCGCAACGTGGTCGTGGAAGGGAGCGTGGTCCAGGACGCCTTCAACGACGGCATCTACGTGGGCGGAAACTCCACCAACGTCACGGTCTGCGGCATCACGAGCCAGTTCAACCGGCGCCACGGCATGGCGATCACCTACGGCCAGGGGTTCTACCTCATCAACAGCACGTTCCACGGGGCCATCGGTTCGGTGGAAACCGCCGGGGGGCCCATGGTCAACGGAATCGGCGTGGACGTGGAGGCCAACGCCAACGAGTCCGTCCGGACCGTGCTGGCCGCCAACAACCGGTTCACCGGCAACCGGGCCGCGGGCTTCGCCTGGGGCATCCTCGGGGTGGCGAATTCCAGCACGAGCGATGTGTTCGTCATCGGCAACACGGTTTCGGGCAATCAGTCGGGCCTGAACGGCGAGAACACCACCCGTTCCTGGGTGCTGAACAACACCGTCTCCACGGAATCCGCGTTCGGGATCTACATCCACGACGGCATGAACGGGACGCTGGTGCAGGGCAACACCGTATCCGGGACGGGCACCGGCGGCGACGGCGCCGGCATCGAGATCTACAACGACACCGCCACCACGGTGAATGCCAACACCTCCACCGGCAACTCCAAGTACGGCCTGTTCGTCTACCAGAGCACCAACCCCATCCTCACCAACAATGTCCTGACCGGCAACGGAACGGCTGGCCTCGCCATCGTGAGGTCGACGGGGGTGACCCAGTCCGGCAATACCCCTTGA
- a CDS encoding ATP-binding protein, with product MSDPSAMPGPNLRLLALALLAAAGLGTAGWALAACRPAPGYLGLGLALAAGLGLATRLAGSRRDLVARQDRLQELNRSLDEQVQGRTARLMQTIEDLESFNRMVTHDLKSPLTGLLLGMDNLQERLGEDRPDLLRHLDLLRAGADRMQQLLEGLQELALISGRLPTVQRVDVSHHARLVLLNLQEKEPERSVRWEIEPGLTVLGDPNLVRIALENLLGNAWKYTLGRSPAEITVRGGAGPAAAIEIRDNGIGFPMAQAEAMFRPFQRLHSDPRIPGHGIGLSIVKRVMSKHGGTVTAQGWPGEGALFRLDFKAQSPA from the coding sequence ATGTCCGATCCGTCAGCCATGCCCGGCCCGAACCTGCGGCTCCTCGCCCTGGCCCTGCTGGCCGCCGCGGGTCTGGGGACCGCCGGCTGGGCCCTCGCCGCATGCCGACCCGCGCCCGGGTACCTGGGGCTGGGCCTGGCCTTGGCGGCCGGCCTGGGACTTGCGACCCGCCTGGCCGGAAGCCGCAGGGATCTGGTGGCCCGCCAGGACCGGCTGCAGGAACTGAACCGGAGCCTGGACGAGCAGGTGCAGGGCCGCACCGCGCGCCTCATGCAGACCATCGAGGACCTGGAGTCCTTCAACCGCATGGTCACCCACGACCTCAAGTCCCCTCTCACGGGACTGCTGCTGGGCATGGACAACCTGCAGGAACGCCTCGGCGAAGACCGGCCCGACCTCCTGCGCCACCTGGATCTCCTGCGCGCGGGGGCGGACCGCATGCAGCAGCTGTTGGAGGGGCTCCAGGAGCTGGCGCTGATCTCCGGGCGCCTGCCCACGGTGCAGCGGGTGGACGTTTCCCACCACGCGCGCCTGGTGTTGCTGAACCTCCAGGAGAAGGAACCGGAGCGCAGCGTGCGCTGGGAAATCGAGCCGGGGCTCACCGTGCTGGGCGACCCCAATCTCGTGCGCATCGCCCTGGAGAACCTCCTGGGCAACGCCTGGAAGTACACCCTGGGCCGCTCGCCCGCGGAGATCACGGTGCGCGGCGGCGCGGGCCCCGCCGCCGCCATCGAGATCCGGGACAACGGCATCGGCTTCCCCATGGCCCAGGCCGAAGCCATGTTCCGGCCCTTCCAGCGGCTCCATTCGGATCCGCGGATTCCGGGCCACGGCATCGGCCTGTCCATCGTCAAGCGGGTGATGAGCAAGCACGGGGGCACGGTCACGGCCCAGGGCTGGCCCGGGGAGGGCGCCCTGTTCCGCCTGGACTTCAAGGCCCAGAGCCCCGCGTAG
- a CDS encoding NAD-dependent succinate-semialdehyde dehydrogenase, which produces MIPIQDPSLFRETCLIGGAWTGADDLASFPVENPATGEVLGTVPRLGAAETRRAVRAAQEALPGWRARAAGERAALLRRWFDLILEHREDLAAIMTLEQGKPLAEARGEIAYAASFIEWFAEEARRVYGDVIPGHACDRRIVVLKEPVGVVAAITPWNFPSAMLARKAGAALAAGCTMVAKPAGATPYSALALAVLAERAGIPAGVLNVVTGPAAVLGGVLTSDPAVRKLSFTGSTEVGKQLLAQCAGTVKKVSMELGGNAPFLVFGDADLDAAVAGAVASKFRNSGQTCVCTNRFLVQEGVHDAFAAKLAAAVARLKVGNGMEPGVEQGPLIDADALAKVEAHVADALAKGARVVQGGARHALGGTFFQPTVLCGATPEMALAREETFGPVAPVFPFRTEAEAVALANDTPSGLASYLYTRDLARSWRVAEALEYGMVGINTGLISTAVAPFGGVKESGLGREGSKYGIEDYLEVKYLCIGL; this is translated from the coding sequence ATGATCCCCATCCAGGACCCCTCCCTGTTCCGCGAGACCTGCCTCATCGGCGGCGCCTGGACCGGAGCCGACGACCTCGCCTCCTTTCCGGTGGAGAACCCCGCCACGGGCGAGGTCCTGGGGACGGTGCCGCGCCTGGGCGCCGCCGAGACGCGGCGCGCGGTCCGGGCCGCGCAGGAGGCGCTGCCGGGCTGGAGGGCCCGGGCCGCGGGGGAGCGCGCCGCGCTGCTGCGGCGGTGGTTCGACCTCATCCTGGAGCACCGGGAGGACCTGGCGGCGATCATGACCCTGGAGCAGGGCAAGCCCCTGGCCGAGGCCCGCGGGGAGATCGCCTACGCGGCCTCCTTCATCGAGTGGTTCGCGGAGGAGGCCCGGCGCGTCTACGGGGACGTGATCCCCGGCCACGCCTGCGACCGGCGCATCGTGGTGCTCAAGGAGCCGGTGGGCGTGGTCGCGGCCATCACCCCCTGGAACTTCCCCTCGGCCATGCTCGCCCGCAAGGCCGGGGCGGCCCTGGCCGCGGGCTGCACGATGGTCGCCAAGCCCGCCGGCGCCACCCCCTATTCGGCCCTGGCCCTGGCGGTCCTGGCCGAGCGCGCCGGCATTCCCGCCGGCGTGCTCAACGTCGTCACCGGACCGGCCGCCGTCCTCGGCGGGGTGCTCACGTCCGACCCCGCCGTGCGCAAGCTGAGCTTCACGGGCTCCACCGAGGTGGGCAAGCAGCTCCTGGCGCAGTGCGCGGGCACGGTGAAGAAGGTGTCCATGGAGCTGGGGGGCAACGCGCCCTTCCTCGTCTTCGGCGATGCGGACCTGGACGCCGCGGTGGCGGGGGCCGTGGCCTCCAAGTTCCGGAACTCGGGCCAGACCTGCGTGTGCACCAACCGCTTCCTGGTGCAGGAGGGCGTCCATGACGCCTTCGCCGCGAAGCTCGCCGCGGCCGTGGCCCGGCTCAAGGTGGGGAACGGAATGGAGCCCGGGGTCGAGCAGGGCCCGCTCATCGACGCCGATGCCCTTGCGAAGGTGGAGGCCCACGTGGCCGACGCCCTGGCCAAGGGGGCCCGCGTGGTCCAGGGAGGGGCCCGCCACGCGCTGGGCGGCACCTTCTTCCAGCCCACGGTGCTCTGCGGCGCGACCCCGGAGATGGCCCTGGCCCGGGAGGAGACCTTCGGCCCCGTGGCGCCCGTCTTCCCCTTCCGCACGGAGGCGGAGGCCGTGGCCCTGGCCAACGACACGCCGTCGGGCCTGGCCTCCTACCTCTACACCCGCGACCTGGCGCGCTCCTGGCGCGTGGCGGAGGCGCTGGAGTACGGCATGGTGGGGATCAACACGGGCCTGATCTCGACCGCCGTGGCGCCCTTCGGGGGCGTGAAGGAGTCGGGGCTGGGCCGGGAAGGCTCGAAGTACGGCATCGAGGACTACCTGGAAGTGAAGTACCTCTGCATCGGACTCTAG